GCCGGAAGAAGACATCGGCGAAGAAGACGACCGCAGACAAGCCCGCTGGTTAACGCAGGTCCCGCCTAGGATGTTGCTCAGGCGAGACTAGGAGGATCCAGATCCAGCCTGCGCACGATCGCCCCGATCTCCGCATCCTCACGAACGAGGGCGAGGATGCCTCTTACCTGTCCCTTTTGAGGAACGGGAACTTCCTGCGGTTCTTCCTCGCCCAGTTCGTGTCGAGCCTGGGCGATTGGATCGGCGTGATCGCCATCGCGGTGTTCGCCAACAAGATCCGTGGACCGGCCGCGGTCGGAATGGTCCTCACCGCCCGCGTCTTGCCGGGCTTCATCATGGGACCGATCGGTGGCGTCATCGCCGACCGCTGGGACCGCAAGAAGACCATGGTCGTGGCCGACCTCATCCGGGCCGCCATCATCTTCTCGCTCCCGTTCTTCCCGAATCTCCTCTACCTCTTGATCGCATCGGTTGCTCTGGAAAGCCTGACGCTCGTGTGGGGTCCGGCGAAGGACGCCTCTCTCCCACACTTCGTGAAGCCGTCGGAGCTCACGCACGCGAACTCGCTGTCGCTGATCGGCGTGTACGCGCCGTGGCCGGTCGCCTCCCTTGTCTACGCATCACTCGCGACATTCGGCGTCTTCCTCGGCCGCACCGTTCCCGCGCTCGAGGGGCTGACGGAGAACACCGAAGCTCTCGCGCTGTGGATGGACTCCCTGACGTTCGCGTTCTCCGCGGTCATGGTCGCGACGCTGACGATCCCGACGACCGTGAACCGCGCCGGCCACCTGGATCTCAAGCAGATCCGTCGCGACCTCTTCGAGGGGCTGAGGTTCGTCGTCAAGCACAAGCAAGTGCGACCCTGGATGCTGGGGATCGCCTTCACGTTCACAGCGGCCGGTGCGGTGTTCTCACTCGGGATCGGCTTCGTCCAAGACGTCCTGGGAGGAGGAGACCGCGGCTTCGCGTTCCTGGTGGGTTTCCTCGGCACCGGGATGATCATCGGACTGCTGGCGGTGGGCGTCCTTGCCCGCTTCATCCAGAAGGACGTGTTGTTCTCGTCGTCGATCCTGCTGTCGGGCGCGAGCTTGATCGGGCTCGCCAGCATGAACAGCCTCGACACCGCCATCCCGCTCGCGAGCACGCTCGGTTTCTTCGGGGGAGCCGCGTACTCGACCGCGTATTCGCTGATGCACGAGAACACCACCGACGAGCTGCGCGGACGAACGTTCAGCGCCGCATACACGGTGATCCGGATCGGGACGCTGTTGGGGCTCGGGATCTTTCCGCTCATCGCGAGCGCGCTCGGCGACAACACGATCGCGGGGGTGGCGGTGCCGGGAAGCCGAGGGACGCTCTGGCTCGCGGGTCTCGTCGCTATCGGTGGCGGCCTCGTCTCTATGCGGGCGATCGGTGAGCGCTCCTCGCAGCCGACCCTGGTGCCCGCTGCCGAGCGAGGCAGCTTCATCGTCTTCGAGGGCGGCGAGGGGGCAGGCAAGACGACTCAGATGGAGGCGCTCGTGCGGTGGCTCGAGGCTCGGGGCGAGGGCGTCGTGACCACGCGGGAGCCCGGCGGCACCAGCATCGGCAACCGGATCCGAGACATCCTGTTGGATCCGTCTGCGGCGGATATGGACGCTCGCGCGGAGGCGCTCCTCTATGCCGCCGACCGAGCCCAACACGTAAAGGACGTGATCCTGCCGGCGCTGCGCGCCGGGAAGACCGTGGTCTCCGACCGGTTCGTGGACTCGTCTCTCGCATACCAGGGCGCGGCCCGAGGCCTCGGGATCGAGGAGATCTATCGCATCAGCGAGTGGGCGACAGGAGGCCTCTTGCCCGACGTCGTCTTCTACCTCGACATCGACCCCGAGACGGGGCTCGGACGGATCGAACAGGAGCCCGACCGGATCGAGAGCGAGAAGAAGGAGTTCCACGAGAAGGTGTCCAGGGGCTACCTCCAGCTGGCTCAGCGATTCTCCTCGCGCTTCGTGGTCCTCGACGCGAACAGGTCTCCAGCGCAGATCCACGCGCGGGTCCTAGAGGTATTGAGCGACCGGAATCTCGGCCGCGTTGTGTCGCTAAGCGATGCCAGCCGCACGATCGGCCGGCCCGGGCCGCTGCCGCGATGACCGTCTGGGATCCCCTGCGCGCCAACGCGTCGATCGATGGATTGGCGCGGCAGGTCTCGGCTCGGGACCTCGCCCACGCCTGGCTCCTGCTGGGGCCGAGCGGCTCCGATAAGGCGGCAGCCGCGACCGCAATCGCGGCGGCGGTGAACTGCGAGGTGGCCCCCGGGGTCGGGTGCGGAGACTGCTCCACTTGCTTGCGCATCCTTCGTCACCGCCACCCCGACGTGCACCACATCGCGCCCGAGGGGACCTTCATCCTGGTCGACCAGATCCGAGACAGCGTCATCTCGGAGGCATCGCGGTCGCCGTTCGAGGGCCGCAGCAAGGTCTTCATCGTGGAAGAGGCGGATCGGATGAACCCCGCCGCCCAGAACGCTCTGCTGAAGACGTTGGAAGAGCCGGGGCCGGGCACCCTGTTCGTCCTTCTCTCCGCGCGTGAGGAGGAGCTTCTCGACACGATCAGGTCCCGCTGCCGTGCGGTGCACCTCCATCGGGTAGCGGAGGAGCACATCGCCCGGGTTCTAACCTCCGAAGGGATACCACCGGAGCGAGCGCTGCTGGCGGCGCGCGTGTGCGAAGGCGACCTCCACCGCGCCCGGGCGCTGACGTCGTCGGACCCGATGTGGGATCGAAGGGCGTTCTGGCTGTCGATCCCGCGCCGTCTCGCGTCGCCGGTGGACGCGCTCGACATCGCGGCAGAGGTGGTCGCAGAGGCGCGTGAGGCCGTAAAGGAAAGAGAGTCGCAGCAGAAGGCCGAGGTCGCGGACCTCGCGGAGGCTATGGGGGAGGGCCGAGGGACGGCAGCGGCGAGGAACGCATTGTCGAAGCGGCACAAGCGAGAGCTCCGACGCGTGGAAGAGAGCGTGCTGGCGGAGGCGCTGGACACGCTCGGCGCGTTCTACCGAGACGTCCTCGCCCTCCGGTTCGGCGGGGAGGCGTTGGCGAACCTCGACGTCATGGACGACCTGCGCGGGTGGGCCGAATCGGATCTAACGGATCTCGCCCTGCTCCAAGCAGTCGAACGATGTGTCACCGCGAGAGCGTCGCTCTCGAAGAACGCGAACGTCACGCTCGCTGTCGAAACCACCATGTTGACCCTCGCTCAACTAGCCCCGCCGGCCTCGAAGGTCGGTGCCCGCCGATAGAGCATTAGGCGGTTGCGGACTCGATGTTCTTTCGACTGATGGGCGTCTCGCTCACCGGCGAAGGGAAGTACAACCAGAATTCTGACCCTCCGCCTTCAGCTGGCTCGTACCACGCACGGCCCCCGTGCGCTTCAGCGACGGCTGCGACGATGGAAAGACCCAAGCCGGAACCCTGACCCGTTGCACCGCCACCTCTGACCAGTGGCTCGAAGATGGTGTGGGTTTCCGCGTCGGGGATGCCCGGGCCGTCGTCTCTAACGATGAGCCGGCACCCATCGGGCGCTTCATCACCGTGGATCGTCACCTCGGGAGGGCTGTCTCCCCTGGACGCATAGCGGTGGGCGTTCACCAACAGGTTGGATATGGCTTGCCGCAACCCGATCGGGTCGACGAACATGGTGTCAGGGACCTCTCCGATGCCGACATCGAGATGCGGGAAGTCGGCAACGATCTCATCCAGGAAGACCCGGGTCGAGACCGGCTCGGGGTTCGGCTTGCCGCTCGCTTGCGCGAGCTTGAGAAGAGAGGTCACCAGAGATTGCCCGCGGTCCGCCTGACGGTGGATCAGCTCGAGGAGCAGCCGCAGATCGTCTCGGGAATCCAGCATCGTCAATGCAACAGACGCGGCTCCTTGAATCGACACGAGCGGATTCTTCAGATCATGGGCGACGCGCGAGTTGAAGGTACTAAGAGACCGGTTGGCCAAAGTCTGGACCTGTTCCCGTTCTCGCAGGTCTTCGTTGCGTCGCCATATCAGCATGCCGGAGGCGCTGGCGCCAAGGATGAATGCTCCATGCACCAAAGCCCATTTCAAGGGGTTCTGAACGGCTGCTGGGTGGTTGAAGACGGTTTCGGGCGCAATCAGGCCGACGATGCCGTGATGGAGCACGACGTAGCCGACCGAAAGGAGGAAAGGCGTCCACTCCTGATAAAGCGTGATCAAGCTGACCATCACGAAGAAGTGGAAGTGGGCCTCGATGGTTCCGCCTGAGAGATGAACGAGGATCGCGGACGCGCTCATCAGCCCAAGCGTGGCCGCGACAGATCGAAATACGCGGCCGGTGTTTGGCAGCGATGCCAGGCTGGCGGCCACTGCGACAATGGCACCCTCAGCGATCGAGTGGAGAAGGCCATATTCGCGGACAACGCCGAAGATGACCAAGCCGATCGCTTGGACCCACAGGAAGATCACGAAGCCGCGATGACGGGAGGTCCACACATCCGGAGGAAGAGGGTTCCCTCGGGGAAGAAAGCCGCGGACGGAGTCCAACGCGCGTTCGATGTATCCGGATGGGAGGGCTTCCTTCAGAAGCATCTGCCACCTCTTACGTCGGAGTCAGGGGTAAAGAGTAATGGTCCGCCGGGGCAGTTGTCATTGGGTTCCAGACTCGACCAGGTCCCG
The sequence above is drawn from the Actinomycetota bacterium genome and encodes:
- the tmk gene encoding dTMP kinase; this encodes MRNGNFLRFFLAQFVSSLGDWIGVIAIAVFANKIRGPAAVGMVLTARVLPGFIMGPIGGVIADRWDRKKTMVVADLIRAAIIFSLPFFPNLLYLLIASVALESLTLVWGPAKDASLPHFVKPSELTHANSLSLIGVYAPWPVASLVYASLATFGVFLGRTVPALEGLTENTEALALWMDSLTFAFSAVMVATLTIPTTVNRAGHLDLKQIRRDLFEGLRFVVKHKQVRPWMLGIAFTFTAAGAVFSLGIGFVQDVLGGGDRGFAFLVGFLGTGMIIGLLAVGVLARFIQKDVLFSSSILLSGASLIGLASMNSLDTAIPLASTLGFFGGAAYSTAYSLMHENTTDELRGRTFSAAYTVIRIGTLLGLGIFPLIASALGDNTIAGVAVPGSRGTLWLAGLVAIGGGLVSMRAIGERSSQPTLVPAAERGSFIVFEGGEGAGKTTQMEALVRWLEARGEGVVTTREPGGTSIGNRIRDILLDPSAADMDARAEALLYAADRAQHVKDVILPALRAGKTVVSDRFVDSSLAYQGAARGLGIEEIYRISEWATGGLLPDVVFYLDIDPETGLGRIEQEPDRIESEKKEFHEKVSRGYLQLAQRFSSRFVVLDANRSPAQIHARVLEVLSDRNLGRVVSLSDASRTIGRPGPLPR
- the holB gene encoding DNA polymerase III subunit delta': MTVWDPLRANASIDGLARQVSARDLAHAWLLLGPSGSDKAAAATAIAAAVNCEVAPGVGCGDCSTCLRILRHRHPDVHHIAPEGTFILVDQIRDSVISEASRSPFEGRSKVFIVEEADRMNPAAQNALLKTLEEPGPGTLFVLLSAREEELLDTIRSRCRAVHLHRVAEEHIARVLTSEGIPPERALLAARVCEGDLHRARALTSSDPMWDRRAFWLSIPRRLASPVDALDIAAEVVAEAREAVKERESQQKAEVADLAEAMGEGRGTAAARNALSKRHKRELRRVEESVLAEALDTLGAFYRDVLALRFGGEALANLDVMDDLRGWAESDLTDLALLQAVERCVTARASLSKNANVTLAVETTMLTLAQLAPPASKVGARR
- a CDS encoding HAMP domain-containing histidine kinase, with translation MLLKEALPSGYIERALDSVRGFLPRGNPLPPDVWTSRHRGFVIFLWVQAIGLVIFGVVREYGLLHSIAEGAIVAVAASLASLPNTGRVFRSVAATLGLMSASAILVHLSGGTIEAHFHFFVMVSLITLYQEWTPFLLSVGYVVLHHGIVGLIAPETVFNHPAAVQNPLKWALVHGAFILGASASGMLIWRRNEDLREREQVQTLANRSLSTFNSRVAHDLKNPLVSIQGAASVALTMLDSRDDLRLLLELIHRQADRGQSLVTSLLKLAQASGKPNPEPVSTRVFLDEIVADFPHLDVGIGEVPDTMFVDPIGLRQAISNLLVNAHRYASRGDSPPEVTIHGDEAPDGCRLIVRDDGPGIPDAETHTIFEPLVRGGGATGQGSGLGLSIVAAVAEAHGGRAWYEPAEGGGSEFWLYFPSPVSETPISRKNIESATA